The sequence AGGCTGGCGCAGAGACTCTTCGTAAAATTGTCGATCACGGTGACAAGATTGGTATAAAATGGTTAACATTTTTTGCATTTTCATCTGAAAATTGGTCACGCCCCAAAGATGAAGTGAGCCATCTTCTTTCTCTTTTAAAATATTTTATCCGTAGCGATATCAAAAAGCTAAAGGCTAATAACGTACGCGTTCGGATTATAGGAGATCGTGACGGGCTGACCGCCGATATATTGTCTCTATTAGAAGAGGCCGAAAAAACGACAGCCGCAAATAATGGTTTGAATTTCGTTGTTGCATTTAATTATGGTAGTCGCAATGAGATTACACGCGCTGTAAAAAAGCTAGCAGAGCAAGTGAAGAAAAATATAGTACAGATTGAAGAAATAACTGAAGAACTCATTACATCGCATCTTGATACTTTTTTTATGCCTGATCCAGATCTTATTATTCGCACAAGCGGCGAGATGCGCTTATCCAACTTTTTGCTTTGGCAAGCAGCTTATGCGGAATTAAGTTTTGTGCCGTGTTTTTGGCCAGATTTTTCCAGCGCAGATTTTGATGCAGCGATAGAAAACTATCAAAAACGCGATCGTAGATTTGGTGCCGTTTTACAAAATGATTTGATCCCTTAATTGAAATTGGATAAAGAAGATATAAGTTGAAGAACTCAATCGATAACCTATCCAATGATAATGTTCTAATTTCTTCTATGAGGAGAAAAACATTAGGATTATATGCCGAGGATAAAGAAGGGGCATAAGTAATATGCAAACTCAATTTGTGTTATGCGGTGATGTTTAATGTCTAATTTACAGACCCGAATAATTACGGCTATAATCTTCGCACTAATAACGCTTGTAGTTACCTTTTTGGGGGGCGTTTGGTTCTCTGTTTTTGCTTTTGTAATTGGCTTTGCTGTGCTGTATGAATGGCAGACAATTAGCAAGGTGAAGCAAAACAATTTAACAACGATGTTGGGCTGGTTATTTTATAGCATAATTTTTATCCTTGTTCTGTTTAAATTTGATATTTCATATATCTTTTCAGCAACAATATTATTTGCAATAGTTTTAGCTTTTGCGTCACGGCAAAACGCAGGCTGGGTTGCGGGTGGCTTCTTGTATGGTCTAGTCCCCGCTCTTGCACTCACATTATTGCGCGGCGATGAGCAAATGGGGTTTGGTGCAATTATTTTCCTATTTGCAATTGTATGGGGCACAGATATTGCGGCCTATTTCAACGGACGTGCACTTGCAGGGCCAAAACTTGCCCCAAGGTTTTCCCCCAATAAAACGTGGTCTGGTGCAGTTGGTGGCGCAGCTATAGGTGTTGCAGGTGGTGTATTAGTAGTGCTGCTATTGATTAAAAATTCGCTAGTGGTCAATATCGCGCCAACAGATTTCTGGGTACCTTTATTGGCGCTTATGCTTTCAATTGCTTCACAAGCTGGTGACATAGGCGAATCTTGGGTTAAGCGGTATTTTGGTGTTAAAGATTCAAGCAACCTACTCCCTGGCCATGGTGGTTTTATGGATAGAGTTGATGGTTTAGTTGCTGCTGCCGTATTATTATATATTATCGCCGCACTTTTTGCAGATCCAAGAGCGCCGGCGAATCTTTTCAATTTACTGTAAAGTTTGTAAATTATGATATCGTTGCGTCATAAATATTATGAATAATTTGTCCATCCGAAGAGAGGAAGTTTTATGAAATTACCCGTTCTTTTAGCTATTGGCAGTGCTTTTATAATGCTAAGCGGTTGCAGTAGTAACTCATCATCAGCCTTATTAGCCAATAATGAAGCAAATGAAACCACCGGCTATTGGTATCTTGGCGATAATGGTCAGCGTCAATGGCGCACCTTTACTAATGAACCCAATAGCCAAGATAGCGCTGTTAAAAATACAACAACCGGTATTCGTCCTTTTGGTAATGGTTCTGGTCGATAAATTTTCAATATAACTTTAAAAGTGCTAAGTTTTACATCATATATATCCAAGGATAAAAATTATAATCATCCTCCTTATTTGGAGGATTGTTCCATATATTTTATTCTAGTTTTTTAAGGTAATTTTCGCTTGATGACAAAAAAAATAAAGATTGCCATTGTTGCAGGTGAAGAATCTGGTGATTTACTTGGCGCGGATCTAATCGAGGTTGTGAAAAAAAAGATAAGTGGACAAATTGAACTCATCGGTGTGGGTGGGCAACATCTTGAAAAATTTGGTTTAAAAAGCTTATTTGACCCTGAAGATATTGCACTTATGGGAATTACTGCAGTTTTAAAACAATTGCCGAAGCTGTATTCGCACATTAAGAAGTTAGCTCAGTTTTTAGCAGACCAAAATCCTGACTGTTTAATCATTATTGATAGTCCAGATTTTACTCATCGTGTTGCTAAACGCGTACGCGCTTTAAATCCTTCAATTCCAATTATCAAATATATAGCTCCATCTGTTTGGGCATGGCGCCCGCAGCGCGCTAAGGAAATGCGCAGTTATATTGATCACGTCCTAGTTATTTTGCCTTTTGAACCAAAAGTAATGGAAATGCTAGATGGTCCACCTTCAACCTATGTTGGTCACCGATTACTCTCATCCGCTTCTATCAACGATGTGCGACAGTTCCGTCAAACTAGGGTAACGGATGGAAAAAAACACGTTATTATTCTGCCTGGATCACGTCGTTCAGAGGTTCGTGCACTAATGCCAGACTTTGGTAGAGCAGTAAATGAACTATCGCAACGGGCGGATAATATTCGTTTTATATTGCCAACTCTGCCGAAAATTGAAAAAGAAGTGAGACAATTAGTATCTGAATGGGCTGTCAAACCCGATATTGTTGTTGGAGATGCTGAAAAATGGCAAGCATTTAAACAAAGTGATGTTGCCCTTGCTGCATCAGGTACTGTTTCATTAGAGCTTGCTTTATGTAATATCCCCACCGTTTTAGCTTACCGCGCCGATTGGTTTTCTAAAATGGTTGTACTACCGAAAATTACAATATGGTCAGCCGCATTACCCAATATTATCGCTGATGAACCTATTGTTCCTGAATATTTCAATGAATACATAAAGGTAGGAATGCTAGCAAGGCAAGTCGAAAGACACATGCATGATGGTCCTGCACAAAACGCTCAATTAATTGGCTTTAAAAAAATTTATAATATTATGAAAACAGAGCAGCCTTCAGGAGAAATTGCAGCTAATGTGATAATGAATTTTTTAAAATTGTAAGTTTGGTGTGGCTTTCCTAGTACCAATATTAATTCAATTTTTTTAAATTAAACGCCATTGCTGTACAACAGCGTTTAATTATCATTAGCTAAAGTTTTATATAGAGCCAGCATTCTACATTTTCTGCAGCAACACGAATGGTTGAAGGCTTTGGCAACGCTAAAATAATAGTTAACTTACATCAGACTTAAATCTATTTTTGGCTATCTTCTTGTCTAATCCAACGACAAACCAAGTGAGCACCCGGACCACATCCTAATGAATCAACTAAAAACGGACCAAGCAATTTTACTTCGTTTTCTAATGTATATGGAGGATTGACTATAATCATTCCGGTACCATCCAAACTAGCAATCGATGATTGCTTGCGAATATGCAATTCTAAACGCAATATTTTGGGAATGCCTGTTTCATATAGCTGGTTACAAAATTTATTTACACTATTGAAATTTTTAACTGGATACCAAAAAGCATAGATACCATGTGAAAAACGCTTATTAGCCCTTACTAACCCATCTACTAATCGTTCAAATTCACCTTCTAATTCAAACGGAGGATCCACTAATACTAAACCACGTTTTTCTTTTGGTGGCAATTGCGATCCAAGTGCTAGCCAACCATTAAGATTTATGATCTTCGTTTGAAAATCACCATCAAAATGTGATTTTAAAATTCTATAATCATCGGGATGCAACTCTATCGCAGTCAAGCGGTCTTTTTGCCGCAAAAGCTTACGTATAAGCATAGGTGAGCCAGGATATTTTTGAAGGGTACTTTGCTGATTATTTAATTCTGCAATAATATCTAGCCATGGCTTCAATAAGGATTCGATATCAGGATCTATATCCTTATTAATAATCCTACCTATACCATCGCGCCATTCGCCTGTTTTTTGTGCGCGATCATCACTAAGCTTATAAAGACCAATACCAGCATGGGTATCAAGGACACGAAAAGCTTGATCTTTCTTTTTTAAATATTCAATAATGCGAGTAACAATAATATGCTTGAAAACATCAGCAAAATTTCCAGCATGATAAATATGGCGATAATTCATTTTTACTCATTAAATTTGTGGGTTTATAATAAACCAATATATAGAAAAATATGGAATTTTTAGCATCTGGATAATTGATTTTAAATTAACTTGTTATGGCATTATAAAAAATCAAAGCAATGATACAAGCTTATTTCGTTAATTATCAATACCGTAAATCAACGACGGTTGTAGTTTCATTGCTGCGAAATAACATTCTACTATAATTCCATTCAGTTCCTTGCTTGGCTCCTACAATCAAAACAACTCCACTACCCTTCGGTCCTGAAAGTGGAATGGACATATCAATCATTCCCTGTTCATTTGGAGTAGGCATATTACCACCTACAAAAAAACCCGGCTCAATAGGCTCTCCTATTAAAGCAATAATCTCGCTATTTTTTTGTGCGGTTTGTAAGCCTAGCATATAAGGCTCAGATTTTTTCACTGCACCTACAACAAAATAGATAACAACGCAAATTACTAAAACAAAACCACCTATACAGCCAAGAATAATTGATAGTGGCAAAAACCACCCCTTATTTTTTGCCCACCAACCAAGCTGCTCAACATGAGACATTACAAGAGTTCCTATTGTCAATTAAAGTACTAATAAATGGGCAATAAACTAATATGATAAATATTGTAAGATACTATTTGATAATAAACTAGCGTTTTATCATTGGATCTATTCCATTATCCTATATGCATTGAATATTGACATAATATTCAATGCATATAGTCGGATTGAATTAAATCAACTGCTTTTTTGCGCTAGAATAAGTTGGCCCGCAACGGGATTTTGTTGTTCAAGACGCACTACAATATTTTGACAGTCAATAACGGCTAGACCATTACTATTCAAAGTTTTTTTGATATAATCTTCGCTATGAGCAAAACGTTGAAAAGGTCCAACCATAAAAGGACGGCCGGAAAAAGTTGCATTATCAGATGTCTCACTTGAAAAGCCAAAAACGCCATCATCTTCTAAATGCTCTGCAACATTTTTAAAAAAATCATCAAGTTGCCCCATATAAGGTAGAACATCGGTTGCTACAATTAAGTCCCATTTTTGTTCGCCTGCTTGACTTAAAAAACCTACTGCATCGCCCACAAATAATTTATCATAGTCACCTTTTTCATAGGCAATAGCAACCATATTTTCAGAAATATCAATACCTGTCTTTTCTTTAGCCATATCATCAAGTGCATCAGCAGATAAGCCAGTACCGCAACCAAGATCAAGCATATGCTCAAACATGAAATCGCCATCCAACACTTCAATCAAACGCTCACGTAATTGCAATGGCACATCATATTGTAATTGATCGACCAAAATCATATCAAACACATCGGCATGCTGATCAAATAATGTTGCAACATAGGCTTTTGGAGCATTTTGTGGCACTTCACCCTTGCCCATGGCAGCAAGGCGCACAGATGCACCAGCATGATCATCAGGATCAAGCTCTAAAGCGTGGCGATATGCAATGGCTGCACCATCAAAATCACCCGATTTTTCTAAACTTAAACCTCGATTATAAGCTTCTTCAAGGGCGTCTTCGTCAATCATCTATTAATTCTTTCCGTTGCGACAAATGCCGCGCAATTATAGTACAAGCCATAAGCTGAATTTGATGAAATAGCATCAAAGGCAACACAACAGCACCGATATTTATGTGGCTATAGCTTGAGAATATAGCATTTGCCATAGGGGCACCACTTGCCAAGCTCTTTTTTGATCCGCAAAACATGATTGTTATACAGTCGGGTTCATCGAATTTGAATAATTTAGCTCCCCACCATGTAATCATCAATACTAAAAACAATAAAATAATATCAAATCCAACCATTACCATAAGATCGTGCCACGACGTATTTGACCACAATTTTTGGGTAACAGCCTCGGAAAAAGCTAAATAAACAACCATAACAATCGAACCTCGATCAACGATAGACGTTAAAGTTTTATGACTATTTAAAAAACTCCCTATAAAGCGCCGGCATATTTGACCTGCAACAAAAGGCAATAAAAGCTGTAAGATAATGCTTAAAAAGGCGTCAAATGAAATACCTGTTCCAGAATGCGCTTGAAGTAAAAGCCCAACCAAAAAAGGAGTAACAAACATGCCCAAGATATTTGAAGCTGAAGCCGAAACAATAGCAGCAGGTACATTGCCGCCAGCAATAGAAGTAAAAGCAATAGACGATTGTACCGTTGAAGGCAGCACACATAAATATAGAATGCCTGCATAAAAAATAGATTGCTTTAATGAAGGGATAAGCCAACCTGCCATAAGACCAAGAATGGGAAAAAGTACAAATGTCGATAAAAATACCATTAAATGCAGGCGCCAATGGGTTATGCCAGCAACAACTGCCTCACTTGACAAACGAGCACCATGCAAAAAAAATAACAGAGCAACAGCACACTTTGTGGCCAGTGAAAACCATTCTTGCCCTTGCCCACTTACAGGCATAAAACTGGCAAAAATAATTGTTGCGATTAATATGGTCAAAAATTTATCAGGCAAAAACCGCGCCACAAATCACCTCATTGCGGAAAAGCGTAAGTACAAAAAATGTGTAATGAAATTCAACCAGTTTTATTTCATTACACATTTTTTCAAGAACTAATAACGTTAAGTGAATAAAACATATAGGGGCAAAATAGTTGTAATTTAAATTTATAAACCAGTTTCTTGTTGCTCTTCCAAACCACGAATAAAACGTTTTGAATTTTGCTGATATAATTGGGCTGAAGCTGTATTTTTCGCAATTTCATCTTCAGTTAGGGCGCGTTTCACGTTAGCCGGAGCACCAAGTATAAGCGAATTTGCTGGAAATACTTGACCTTCGGTGACCAATGCACCTGCTCCAACAATCGAATTTTCTCCGATTTTTACATTATTCATGATGATTGCACCCATGCCAATTAGAGTATTATCACCGATTATACAGCCATGAATGATCGCGCGGTGACCAATAGTGCAATTACGCCCGATAGTAACCGGAATTCCTTTGTCGGTATGGATAATAACACCATCTTGCACATTTGATCCCTCGCCTAAAATAATAGGTTCATTATCACCACGCAAAACGGCACCAAACCAAACACTTGCAGAATCGTGAATAATGATATTGCCTATCAAATCTGCACTGTTTGCAATGAAACTAGTTTTTTTTTCAATAATATTAGGTTTGTGTCCGTCAAGAACATAATTGGTCATTTCCATCCCCTTTTATTCGGTAATTACCAAACTTGAACAATTGAAAAGTTCAAATTAAAGCTAAACTTTTAATGCATACTGCCACTCTTAATACTATATCGAATTGACATATCGGCGCGTTACATAAGCTTCATACTGGTTTCATGATAAGTCTTTTCAAATCATTATAAAAGTCAAAAGGGTGAATTATTTAAGCCGTTAAACTTTATGTGATAATTTTAGCAAAATTGGTTTTTCAAAAGATCTTATAGCGCAAATATTTTTAAGCCTTTAGTTTTGTTGAGGCATATCCGCGCTAAAAGAAGCTTATTACAAAATTTATTATGATTAAAAATTAAAAAATGCTAGCAACTAAAAATAACATGCCAGCTAGCAAAAATGCCATAATGCCAATAGTTGTTTCCATAACCGTCCAAGTTTTAAATGTTGTCTTTTCATCGATTTCAAGAAAACGACTAACCAGCCAAAAACCCGAATCATTTACATGGCTACAAACAACCGAACCTGCTGCAACAGCAATTACCGTCGCAATGATTTGAAAACTATTATAGCCAGAGTTAAGCACCGCTGTTTCAATTAAACTAGCAGCTGTCGTAAGTGCAACCGTTGCCGACCCTTGAGCAATACGCAAAATTGCTGCCACAACAAAGCCGGCAACAAAAACAGGTAACCCAATAGAGGATAAAGAGCCTGCAAGGGCGTCGCCAATACCACTTGCTCGCAAAACACCACCAAACATGCCGCCCGCCCCAGTAATGAGAATGACACCGCAAACAGGCCCAAGGGCAGAACCAAGCATTTTTTCAATATCAACACCGCTTAAACCGCGTAAATATCCAAGCTTGTAAGATGCAAATAAAACAGCAATAAGCAGCGCGACAGGTGTTGACCCAATAGTGGTTAAAACGCCAAACCAATAACCCGTGCCTTCAATAACCCCAGCTGATTTTAAGGTAGTTAACCCCGTATTCATGAATATGATCACGAGGGGAATAAGCAAGACAACAACAATAGTTGCAGCGCTTGGTGGATTTTTATATTCTATTTCTTTGCCACCTGACAATAAATCAGGCACCGGAAAAACATAGCGTTTGCCAACAAAAAGCCCAAATAAATAAGATGTCACATACCATGTCGGAATAGCTATAATAATACCTATAATAGTTAAAAGGCCAATATCGGCATGAAGAAATGAAGCTGCAGCTACTGGTCCAGGATGAGGTGGCACAAAGACATGCATTACCGAAAATGCACCTGCGGCAGGAATTGCATAGCGCAAGATTCCACCGCCCAGGCGCTTTGCAACGCTAAAGACAATAGGCAGCATAACAATGAGGCCTGCGTCAAAAAATATAGGAAACCCGAATAAAAGCGATGCAACTCCAAGGGCAAGCGGAGCCCTTTGTTCGCCAAAGCGGCAAATGAGTGATTCAGCCAATGCATGCGCACCGCCAGAACCTTCAACCATGCGCCCCAACATTGCACCAAGACCAACCAATAGAGCTACGCCGCCTACAGTTGCGCCAAAGCTTGACGTTAATACCTCAACAATTCGATTTGAGGGAATTTGCGTAGCAAACGCAGTTGCGATACTAACAATAATTAAGGCAAGGAAAGCATGAATTTTTAATTTTATGATGAGAACCAAAAGAACCAAAATGGCAATCGCTGTAATGAGCAACAATTCTGGTGCACCAAGGGTTTGCACAAAATCTTTTAACATTGATCATCGCCCCCATCATAATCTATAGCTTTCAAGATTTCATCCGTAATTTCTTCAGGGCTACCAGATATAGAAAAACGTTCACCCGACTCATCATCTTGCAAAGATTCTAATATTGCATATTGTGAATCGAGCAAGGATGCAGGCATATAGGCATGTTGACGGTGCGAAATTCGTTCTGCAACCAAAGTTTCAGGGCCATAAAGCTCTGCGAAAAATATATTGGCATGTTGTGTTTGCCGCAATATATCACGATAAATACGCTTTAAAGCAGAACAGGTAATAATGGTATTTTTACCATTCTGCGCATTTTTATCAATAAAATTGCGTAGCAGCTCAAGCCATGGTTTTCGATCTTCATCATTAAGCGGTATCCCAGCCGCCATTTTATCTTTATTGGTTTTCGGATGGAATTCATCAGCTTCTGCAAATTGCCAATGGGTTTTATTGACCAATAATTGTGCGGTTGTTGTTTTTCCAACGCCCGATGGCCCCATGACGACAATACCGATGGGCTTATCATTTAATTGCATTGCTACCTCCCCAAAAATGTTAACGTTTTCATTTTCAACACGAACATTTATGAAAAGCATCTTTTTAATCAATATACCAGAAGTATTTCAGTTGAAATTATACTTCCCACATAACAAACAGTTAGTTTAAAAAGGTTATAGAAAAATGTGAGCCAAATTATTAATCAACAGTCTGCAATAATTTTTGCACGAGCAAAAAACCTCAATAAACATTATATTATTGAGATTTTTTATTTAATAATGAAACCATTAGTTCTGTAAGAAGCCAACAATGTCGCGTACAGATTTCATTGTCTTTTCAGCAATTTCACTGGCGCGTTCCCCACCCTTTTTCAAAACCGCATCAATATAGGCAGGTTCATTATTAAGGCGACGTAAATTGGTGGCAATTGGTTCCAATTGGCTAACAGCCAAATCAGCAAGTTGCGGTTTAAATTCTGAAAACTGCTTGCCAGAAAACTGCGCTAAAACATCTTGCTTTTCTATGCCAGCAAGCGCTGCATAAATACCGACAAGATTATTAGCCTCTGGACGGTCTTTTAAACCATCAACCAACTCTGGCAAAGGTTCCGTATCAGTTTTTGCCTTACGGATTTTTTTTGCAATGTCATCAGCTGTATCAATGAGGTTAATACGTGACATATCAGATGGATCCGATTTTGACATTTTCTTAGTGCCATCGCGTAAGGACATAATACGCATGGACGTTTCACCAATAAGCGGTTCTGCCATTGGAAAAAACCCATTAACGCTTTTATCACCAACTAGCATATCAACACCAACATTGAGCTCGCCAATACGTGCTGAATAATCATTGTTAAATTTTTGCGCAATATCACGGGTAAGTTCTAAATGCTGTTTTTGGTCTTCACCAACAGGTACATGAGTTGCGCGGTAAACAAGAATATCAGCAGCCATCAGACTTGGATAAGCAAATAGTCCAAGCGATGCGTTTTCACGATCCTTACCCGCCTTATCTTTAAACTGTGTCATACGGCTCATCCAGCCCATACGCGCAACACAATTAAAAACCCAAGCAAGTTCGGCATGTTGGTAAACACGACTTTGATTGAAAATAATATGCTTTTCAGGATCAATGCCCGAAGCCATAAAAGCCGCTGCAACTTCACGAGTATTTTTAATAAGTTCAGTTGGATCTGGATTAATGGTCAAGGCATGCATATCAACAACGCAATACACACAATTATAGCTTTGTTGCAATTCTACCCAACGCTTGATTGCCCCAAGATAATTACCTAGTTGCAAGTTTCCTGTTGGTTGCACACCAGAAAACACGAGTGGATCAAAGCCAGCCATTCCAAATATCCTTATCGATCATCAATCAAAAATTTGATCTATCAATTATCAATTTTTCAAAAGAAATCAATAGCACTATGAAAATTGAGCATTTTCATTACAAAATGCTCAATTATATGCATTAAATCTTGGTTAGCGTCCAATTAACGATTTGCGAAGTTGTTTCAGAAAAAGCAGACTCTAATGCTTGTGCATAGGCATCATTGCCAGTGCCATGAACAGGGCTTTGAGCTTTAAATATTTGGGTTGCACGGACATTACCAGTGCGATCATCGAGTATCTTAACAGCGATCTCAACATCGGCCTTTTCTGGACTTTGGGCAGAATTAATACCAAATACGCGAATATCGCTGATAATTTGATAATTAATAGCAAGACCATCCCCAGGACGACCTACCCCTGCAAGCCTTCTGGTATCTTCAAAAGCTTGAACAAGACGAGCTTGCACAAGATTTGGCAACCTGTCTGCCCATTGTGAATCTTTCAAATAAGAAATTGACGCACCATTGCTTTGCACCATGATATCTTGACCATCAAGGGCTTTTAATGCAGATGGATTGGCAATGAGAATCTGAACCGGTTTACGCTTTACAGCACTAGATTGATTAACAACTGCCAAATTTGCAGTCGAAAGATCAAAGGTTTGTTTAACAGTAACAGTTGAACATCCTGCTAAACCAATAGTTGCAAGCAAAATACCTAAACCAATAGGCTTCTTCATAATATTTCCTTTTAATTTAAACATCCAGTTCACCGAAGTGTCCTTTCCTATTGCGTCAGGTAAGTTTTATCAAAATCTGATTGATAAGTTTTAATAATTTTTAAATATTATTTTTAACACAACCTAATCAAAATTTAAAAAATTAAAACCTAAGTCACTTACAAGAATTCTCAAAATTCTTATCTACAACTATTCTAACTATTGATCCTTGCTTTGAATCAGCCTTCAAAACATCTTCATCACTCTTATCATTATTGATTAATTCAATCTGACACATACCAGTTAGTCCTTGAAAGCTTAAATGCGCTATTGTTGAACGAGAAACATGATATTTTGAATTTATAGCGGCTCGAACAACGGTGACTGTCTTTTCATTTTTTATAAAAACTTCTTTAACGTCGCGATATGTATATGATTAAGATAAATAGCTGCACCGCCATTTATTCCTATGTGCGTCGCAGGAAAACGAATATCAAGAGCATGAAATTGCGGTTCGCCTTTAGTTAACAATTGAAAAGCTTTTATTAGCCCATCGCCACATGAAACGACTTGGGCGATAATATTTGATGTACCCTTATTTGTTTCAAAGGTGCATGCGGGTGGTGTTAAAATTGATACTAAGGCAATTAATCGCGCATAAGCTAAATTTATTTTCGTAAAATTAAATATGCGCGATCTAAAACTCATCGGCGGTTGCGCCCATCATATTGTGGTACGCTGCTACCACTACCGAATAAGATTTGCTGCGGATTTTTCTCAAGGTCGGTCAATGCACGTTCAATACGTTGAACTGAAATACGGCTATCATTAACCAGTGCTTCAATATTTCGAAGCCCCTGCCCTGAAAAACGCTCAACATTATTAGCAATCGGTTTGATGTGAGCGTTTAACGTATCAGACGTCTGTTTAATAGAAGCTAGCGTTTCTTGCGCCTGAACAACAACCGAATTTTTATTGTCTGGTGACAGCATATTATCTAACTTTGCCATAATTGCATCTGTTTTTTGCGAGGCGTTACTAAGACGTGCCATCATTTCACGTGTATCGGTCATGATTTTATCAATGTCATCACGGTTATCGACCAATGTATTACTAAACAGTTCTGCATTCTTTGCGGTCTGTGTGAGAGGGCCACGTGCATCTTTGATAAAACCTTCAAGTTGGGTCAAAGCTTCATTAGCACGCGCAAAAATATCTTGAGCTGTTGCAAGTAGATTATTAAGAGTTGAAGGATC comes from Bartonella sp. HY038 and encodes:
- a CDS encoding GntP family permease, which produces MLKDFVQTLGAPELLLITAIAILVLLVLIIKLKIHAFLALIIVSIATAFATQIPSNRIVEVLTSSFGATVGGVALLVGLGAMLGRMVEGSGGAHALAESLICRFGEQRAPLALGVASLLFGFPIFFDAGLIVMLPIVFSVAKRLGGGILRYAIPAAGAFSVMHVFVPPHPGPVAAASFLHADIGLLTIIGIIIAIPTWYVTSYLFGLFVGKRYVFPVPDLLSGGKEIEYKNPPSAATIVVVLLIPLVIIFMNTGLTTLKSAGVIEGTGYWFGVLTTIGSTPVALLIAVLFASYKLGYLRGLSGVDIEKMLGSALGPVCGVILITGAGGMFGGVLRASGIGDALAGSLSSIGLPVFVAGFVVAAILRIAQGSATVALTTAASLIETAVLNSGYNSFQIIATVIAVAAGSVVCSHVNDSGFWLVSRFLEIDEKTTFKTWTVMETTIGIMAFLLAGMLFLVASIF
- a CDS encoding gluconokinase; the protein is MQLNDKPIGIVVMGPSGVGKTTTAQLLVNKTHWQFAEADEFHPKTNKDKMAAGIPLNDEDRKPWLELLRNFIDKNAQNGKNTIITCSALKRIYRDILRQTQHANIFFAELYGPETLVAERISHRQHAYMPASLLDSQYAILESLQDDESGERFSISGSPEEITDEILKAIDYDGGDDQC
- the trpS gene encoding tryptophan--tRNA ligase; amino-acid sequence: MAGFDPLVFSGVQPTGNLQLGNYLGAIKRWVELQQSYNCVYCVVDMHALTINPDPTELIKNTREVAAAFMASGIDPEKHIIFNQSRVYQHAELAWVFNCVARMGWMSRMTQFKDKAGKDRENASLGLFAYPSLMAADILVYRATHVPVGEDQKQHLELTRDIAQKFNNDYSARIGELNVGVDMLVGDKSVNGFFPMAEPLIGETSMRIMSLRDGTKKMSKSDPSDMSRINLIDTADDIAKKIRKAKTDTEPLPELVDGLKDRPEANNLVGIYAALAGIEKQDVLAQFSGKQFSEFKPQLADLAVSQLEPIATNLRRLNNEPAYIDAVLKKGGERASEIAEKTMKSVRDIVGFLQN
- a CDS encoding ABC-type transport auxiliary lipoprotein family protein — its product is MKKPIGLGILLATIGLAGCSTVTVKQTFDLSTANLAVVNQSSAVKRKPVQILIANPSALKALDGQDIMVQSNGASISYLKDSQWADRLPNLVQARLVQAFEDTRRLAGVGRPGDGLAINYQIISDIRVFGINSAQSPEKADVEIAVKILDDRTGNVRATQIFKAQSPVHGTGNDAYAQALESAFSETTSQIVNWTLTKI
- a CDS encoding MlaD family protein, whose product is METKASYVLVGSFTLGTLAAAFAIILYFGHFLDNRNLAPLDIRIPGSVTGLSASSQVLFNGIKVGTVRQLVFDDTNPNVVIAKTEVNRTIRITRSTQATLGFQGLTGLAFIELKGGSLNESNLVEEAQKEGAVARIDADPSTLNNLLATAQDIFARANEALTQLEGFIKDARGPLTQTAKNAELFSNTLVDNRDDIDKIMTDTREMMARLSNASQKTDAIMAKLDNMLSPDNKNSVVVQAQETLASIKQTSDTLNAHIKPIANNVERFSGQGLRNIEALVNDSRISVQRIERALTDLEKNPQQILFGSGSSVPQYDGRNRR